In one window of Spartinivicinus marinus DNA:
- the serA gene encoding phosphoglycerate dehydrogenase: MAKTSLDKSKIKFLLLEGVHQSAIDTLNAHGYTNIEYLTTSLPAEELKARIADAHFVGIRSRTQLTADIFDAAKKLIAVGCFCIGTNQVDLAAAQERGVTVFNAPFSNTRSVAELVIAEAILLMRGVPEKNALAHQGGWLKSAKNSYEIRGKKLGIIGYGSIGSQLSVMAESLGMEVYFYDVVTKLPLGNATQVNNLNELLGMCDVVSLHVPETPSTQMMFDTEQFSAMKPGSILINASRGTVVNIDSLAESVKSKKLLGAAIDVFPVEPRSNDEEFVSPLRGLHNVILTPHVGGSTMEAQENIGHEVAEKLVKYSDNGTTISSVNFPEVALPAHPKQHRLLHVHKNQPGVLSEINKIFSDNNINIAGQYLQTNEKVGYVVIDVDAEKSQIALEKLQHVNGTIRARVLY; encoded by the coding sequence ATGGCCAAGACGTCTTTGGACAAAAGCAAGATCAAGTTCTTACTACTTGAAGGGGTGCATCAGTCTGCTATCGACACCCTGAACGCCCATGGCTACACCAACATTGAATATTTAACTACCTCGCTACCAGCTGAAGAGTTGAAAGCCAGAATCGCTGATGCACACTTCGTGGGTATTCGATCTCGCACCCAACTTACAGCTGACATTTTTGATGCTGCGAAAAAGCTGATTGCTGTCGGCTGCTTTTGTATTGGCACCAACCAGGTTGACCTAGCAGCCGCTCAAGAAAGAGGGGTAACTGTTTTCAATGCGCCTTTTTCTAATACCCGGTCTGTTGCTGAACTGGTCATTGCCGAAGCTATATTATTAATGCGTGGTGTACCTGAAAAAAATGCTTTAGCTCATCAGGGAGGCTGGCTCAAATCAGCAAAAAACTCCTATGAAATTCGTGGTAAAAAGCTCGGTATCATCGGTTATGGGAGTATCGGTAGCCAGCTCAGTGTTATGGCTGAGTCACTTGGCATGGAAGTATATTTTTATGATGTTGTTACTAAGTTACCGCTGGGTAATGCTACTCAAGTTAACAACTTAAATGAATTATTAGGTATGTGTGATGTTGTGAGCTTACATGTACCAGAAACCCCTAGCACTCAAATGATGTTTGATACTGAGCAGTTTTCTGCAATGAAACCTGGATCTATCCTTATTAATGCATCCAGAGGTACCGTTGTAAATATTGATTCATTAGCTGAATCAGTAAAGTCAAAAAAATTGTTAGGTGCTGCAATTGATGTGTTTCCAGTTGAACCACGCTCCAATGATGAAGAGTTTGTTTCGCCATTACGTGGCTTACACAATGTCATCCTAACACCTCATGTAGGTGGTAGCACTATGGAAGCCCAAGAAAATATTGGTCATGAAGTGGCTGAAAAACTGGTAAAATACAGTGATAATGGTACTACTATTTCTTCTGTTAACTTTCCAGAAGTTGCTTTACCTGCTCATCCTAAACAGCATCGATTATTACACGTTCATAAAAACCAACCCGGAGTGTTATCAGAAATTAACAAAATATTTTCTGACAATAATATCAACATTGCAGGCCAATACTTACAAACCAATGAAAAGGTTGGTTATGTAGTGATTGATGTTGATGCGGAGAAAAGCCAAATTGCTCTAGAAAAACTACAGCACGTCAATGGCACAATCCGCGCTAGGGTTTTATATTAA
- a CDS encoding YqaE/Pmp3 family membrane protein, with the protein MRLLLALLLPWLQFFTIGRPFAGIICLILQITLIGWIPAAIWSVYALSQYKTDQKIKDALKDRE; encoded by the coding sequence ATGAGGTTACTACTTGCATTACTATTACCCTGGCTGCAATTTTTTACGATTGGTAGACCATTTGCTGGAATTATTTGTCTTATCTTACAAATTACATTAATTGGCTGGATTCCGGCGGCAATTTGGTCAGTATATGCATTAAGCCAATATAAAACCGATCAAAAAATAAAAGACGCATTAAAAGATAGGGAATAA
- a CDS encoding phosphate ABC transporter substrate-binding protein: MAAKIKSIYYYFRFIKNRFISFFTCLITTLILINASATEQRLTSSLIWMGCGVSLKAYMSEVAKAFSEKTGIPIRMAGGGATKGIRLAATSVADIGGTCRHKLTNSKGKVIDKEKQATLFPVAWDALVIIINKNNPVKSISEQQLKNIFSGKIKNWNELGGKNLPIHVVVRAGKSSGVGLMFRLMVFKDPNYEFPSSVLIRKSTGPIERYVMKTINAIAIDGISSARKQDLKYLSLNNIEPTKENIMSGAYEFYRPLYISIHNTPSAYAREFVNYILSKEGQSIISKAGTINLEEGRKLEHLWLNKCYRMLDQEHSECTYF, from the coding sequence ATGGCTGCAAAGATTAAAAGCATCTATTACTATTTTCGTTTTATTAAAAATAGATTCATATCATTTTTTACCTGCCTGATTACTACTTTAATTTTAATAAATGCTTCTGCTACAGAACAACGCCTAACTAGCTCGCTTATTTGGATGGGTTGTGGTGTATCATTAAAAGCCTATATGTCTGAAGTTGCAAAGGCATTTTCAGAAAAAACAGGAATACCTATACGTATGGCTGGCGGTGGCGCCACTAAAGGTATCAGACTAGCAGCAACATCTGTTGCAGATATAGGAGGAACTTGCCGACATAAATTGACCAACTCTAAAGGAAAGGTAATTGACAAAGAAAAGCAAGCTACTTTATTCCCTGTTGCATGGGACGCATTGGTTATTATCATTAACAAAAATAACCCTGTAAAATCCATATCAGAGCAACAGCTAAAGAATATTTTCTCTGGTAAAATAAAAAACTGGAATGAGCTGGGTGGCAAAAATTTACCTATCCATGTGGTAGTAAGAGCAGGAAAATCATCCGGGGTCGGGTTAATGTTTCGCTTAATGGTGTTTAAAGACCCAAACTACGAATTCCCTAGCTCAGTATTAATCAGAAAATCGACAGGCCCTATTGAACGTTATGTGATGAAAACTATCAACGCAATTGCAATTGATGGAATCTCTTCTGCTAGAAAACAAGATTTAAAGTATCTTTCACTCAATAATATAGAGCCAACCAAAGAAAATATAATGTCTGGAGCATATGAGTTTTATAGACCTTTGTATATTTCTATACACAATACCCCATCAGCCTATGCGAGAGAGTTCGTTAATTATATTTTAAGCAAAGAAGGTCAATCGATAATTTCAAAGGCAGGTACCATCAACTTAGAGGAAGGAAGAAAGTTAGAGCATTTATGGCTAAACAAGTGCTATAGAATGCTCGACCAAGAACATAGTGAGTGCACTTATTTCTGA
- a CDS encoding AraC family transcriptional regulator, which produces MSNELDFSIQAIVRDKASHTPSHAHKKGQIFAIFSGLMTVTTQVGIWSMPPGRLGWVPPHCCHSAETHGPVNGFSIHIDQAKSLQLPGQPTVMGSSALMKALVERLVAAMKEKAIGRPECRVLEVLIDEIIRTKHESLLLPMPVDERLAKMASAIINEPSNHLSLDEWAEKVNMSRRTLTRHFKAETGLSFGQWRLQAKLHQALHMLSKGCSVTQVAFELGYNSVSAFTHSFKKVLGVTPSGYFSGINY; this is translated from the coding sequence ATGAGTAATGAATTAGATTTTTCCATCCAAGCCATTGTGCGTGATAAAGCGAGTCATACACCGAGCCATGCCCACAAGAAAGGCCAAATATTTGCTATTTTCAGCGGGTTAATGACAGTAACAACGCAGGTTGGGATTTGGTCAATGCCGCCAGGTCGGTTAGGCTGGGTTCCTCCGCACTGCTGTCATAGTGCAGAAACGCATGGTCCTGTTAATGGCTTTAGTATCCATATTGACCAGGCGAAGTCTTTACAACTGCCTGGCCAGCCTACGGTTATGGGCTCTTCAGCTTTAATGAAAGCACTTGTCGAACGTTTGGTTGCTGCGATGAAAGAAAAGGCGATTGGCCGCCCAGAATGCAGAGTATTAGAAGTACTGATTGATGAAATAATAAGAACCAAGCATGAATCCTTGTTGCTGCCCATGCCTGTAGATGAGCGTTTAGCTAAAATGGCATCAGCCATAATCAATGAACCAAGTAATCATTTATCGCTAGATGAATGGGCTGAAAAAGTGAATATGTCTAGAAGAACATTAACACGCCACTTTAAAGCAGAGACTGGACTTTCATTTGGTCAGTGGCGTTTACAAGCTAAATTGCATCAGGCTCTACATATGCTTTCTAAGGGATGTTCTGTTACTCAAGTAGCATTTGAGCTTGGTTATAACAGTGTTAGCGCTTTTACGCATAGTTTTAAAAAGGTGCTAGGGGTTACACCCTCTGGCTATTTCAGTGGAATAAATTATTAG
- a CDS encoding hydrolase — MLSSSRFKPAWWLPGPHLQTIWSPLLRRPLALTRQRERVTTTDGDFIDLDWYNPQKCHNLALILHGLTGNSNSHYVIGLQQALHKIGWNSVAMNFRGCSGEPNLLPRGYHSGDTNDLTFIINHLEQKTPYLKIAVIGFSLGGNVLLKWLGEAQQNRSVIASVAVSVPFQLDLCAKQMNQGFAKVYRNFFLRDLIQYIEIKKSSFIAQGATEYHKALSTLGNIKRYKTFWDFDHNVTAPLHGFSGAADYYRRSSSKHYLSAINCPTLIIHSLDDPLISTACLPKEQDLSEFTELELTTTGGHVGFIGGEHPMKPNYYLEQRIPQFLEEF; from the coding sequence ATGTTATCAAGTAGTAGATTTAAACCGGCCTGGTGGTTACCAGGCCCTCACTTACAAACCATCTGGTCGCCCTTGCTGCGACGCCCTTTAGCATTAACCCGACAACGGGAAAGAGTTACCACAACCGATGGTGACTTTATTGACCTAGACTGGTACAACCCACAAAAATGCCATAACCTTGCTTTAATTCTGCATGGTCTAACTGGCAACTCAAACTCACACTATGTTATAGGCTTACAGCAAGCGCTACATAAAATAGGCTGGAATAGCGTCGCGATGAATTTTCGCGGTTGTAGTGGTGAACCTAATTTATTACCAAGAGGCTATCATTCAGGGGACACAAACGACCTGACATTCATTATAAATCACCTAGAACAAAAGACTCCTTACCTGAAAATAGCAGTTATTGGTTTTTCCTTAGGTGGCAATGTACTGCTTAAGTGGTTAGGAGAAGCGCAGCAGAACCGCTCAGTTATTGCGTCAGTAGCTGTTTCTGTTCCCTTTCAATTAGACTTGTGTGCCAAACAAATGAACCAAGGCTTTGCCAAGGTTTATCGAAATTTTTTTTTGCGAGACTTAATCCAATATATTGAAATTAAAAAAAGTTCTTTTATCGCTCAAGGCGCTACAGAATACCACAAAGCATTAAGTACTTTAGGCAATATTAAGCGCTATAAAACATTTTGGGACTTTGACCATAATGTCACTGCACCACTTCATGGATTTAGCGGGGCTGCAGACTATTATCGTCGTTCTAGTAGCAAACACTACTTGTCTGCTATTAACTGCCCTACTTTGATAATACACTCTTTAGATGATCCACTGATCAGTACCGCCTGTTTACCTAAAGAACAAGATCTAAGTGAGTTTACTGAGCTAGAATTAACAACTACTGGTGGCCATGTTGGTTTTATAGGTGGTGAGCACCCTATGAAACCAAACTATTATTTAGAGCAGAGAATCCCACAGTTTCTTGAAGAGTTTTAA
- a CDS encoding substrate-binding domain-containing protein, translated as MKNLFVNAFTLLLMCTFSIHLLAKDTISITGCGISKKAYMEKIASIYEKKSGIKIRLSGGGATKGLRLTSKGMTDIGASCRHRIATSGGIVDEENNLQLIQVGWDALVIMVNKSQKLDNLTVQNLRDVFDGKVTNWSELGGANIDILPLTRKGKLSGVGYMARLLIFDDPDYEFKNKGNRYKSTGPLEKATMSHEGAIAINGISSAKKIDVKFIGIDGFVPTKENIMKGNYPFFRPLYIAIQNNNASPDIKKLVQFILSEEGQKIISDEGTVNLKEGLALADKWLEKVKKMGNAWQEEEGLIITSSTQKAI; from the coding sequence ATGAAAAATTTATTTGTTAATGCATTTACATTATTGCTAATGTGTACTTTCAGCATTCATTTACTGGCTAAAGATACAATTTCAATCACAGGGTGTGGTATTAGTAAAAAAGCTTATATGGAGAAAATTGCTTCTATATATGAGAAAAAATCTGGTATTAAAATCAGGCTTTCTGGCGGTGGAGCAACAAAAGGACTTAGATTAACTTCGAAAGGAATGACAGATATAGGTGCTTCTTGTCGACATAGAATAGCTACATCTGGAGGTATAGTTGATGAGGAAAACAACCTGCAACTTATCCAGGTTGGTTGGGATGCTCTAGTTATAATGGTGAATAAAAGCCAAAAATTAGATAACTTAACCGTACAAAATCTAAGGGATGTTTTTGATGGCAAGGTAACTAACTGGAGTGAGTTGGGAGGAGCTAACATAGATATTCTTCCATTAACACGCAAAGGTAAGTTGTCGGGCGTTGGTTATATGGCGCGGTTATTGATTTTTGATGATCCCGACTATGAGTTTAAAAATAAAGGTAATAGGTATAAGTCTACCGGTCCATTAGAAAAAGCAACAATGAGTCATGAAGGTGCAATTGCAATTAATGGTATCAGTTCTGCTAAAAAAATTGATGTAAAATTTATTGGCATTGATGGTTTTGTTCCTACTAAAGAAAATATTATGAAAGGTAACTATCCTTTTTTTAGACCTCTATATATAGCGATTCAAAATAATAATGCCTCCCCGGACATAAAAAAACTTGTTCAATTTATATTGAGTGAGGAGGGGCAAAAAATAATTTCCGATGAGGGTACCGTTAACCTAAAAGAGGGATTGGCATTAGCGGATAAATGGCTAGAGAAAGTAAAGAAAATGGGTAATGCATGGCAGGAAGAAGAAGGTTTGATTATAACTTCGAGTACGCAGAAAGCTATCTAA
- a CDS encoding TRAP transporter permease: MYNTINEPLDQYQTSSQDSIKYTRYIVYFLAIVLSLTHIYFNTFSTLSELWISAIHFSGFGLLCILTVPIVKNEPDGARNWKIVDIVLAGIVVMSAGYLILFEDQLYARGVELSQWDWWLAIASITVALELTRRTMGWFIPVLTLVALSYVVWWGKLISGPFHFPGLSLETLLYRSYFSPEGMFGPIARISWSYVFMFILFGAFLVQSGAGDFIIKIARAAAGRFTGGPGFVAVLGSGLMGSVSGSSVANTVSTGVITIPLMKQAGFPARFAAGVEAAASTGGQLMPPVMGAGAFIMANYTQLSYLEIMGAATLPALLYFLSVAFFVRIEAKRQGLQAAGIAETTENQEPIGKLLKSGWHFTLPIASLVAMLIYGFTPTYAAGFSILVVIASTWLTTKPMKLPQVIQAMVLGSKNMAATAMLLVTIGLVVNTVATTGVGNTFSLMITDWAGGSLLVTIVLVALASLILGMGLPVTASYIILATLAAPAIYNLIAEAQLLELLMNGQIPEQVKPMLMLVAPEQAQQFGSAMSLTDAQALIALIPADLKSTLIDTVIDPAQLALALLSAHMIIFWLSQDSNVTPPVCLTAFAAAAIAKTSPMRTGFAAWKIAKGLYIVPLLFAYTPLLSSDLTQALPVFVAALLGIYALAAALEGYLESTLSWVQRLIALASGVLLLWPQQNIWITIIGASVFVGLFYWSFSKNEIKLKE, translated from the coding sequence ATGTACAATACCATTAATGAGCCCCTGGATCAGTATCAAACATCCTCACAAGATTCGATAAAATACACCCGATATATAGTCTATTTTTTAGCAATAGTACTATCGTTAACACATATTTATTTCAATACATTTAGTACGTTGTCTGAGCTTTGGATTTCAGCTATTCATTTTTCTGGTTTTGGTTTGTTATGTATTTTGACTGTACCTATTGTGAAGAATGAGCCTGATGGAGCTAGAAACTGGAAAATAGTAGATATTGTTCTTGCTGGCATAGTAGTCATGAGTGCTGGCTATTTGATTTTATTTGAAGACCAGTTATATGCACGTGGTGTAGAGTTATCTCAATGGGATTGGTGGTTGGCGATAGCCTCAATTACGGTAGCTCTTGAATTAACCCGTCGCACTATGGGGTGGTTTATTCCAGTGTTGACCTTAGTTGCATTGAGTTATGTGGTTTGGTGGGGAAAGCTCATATCAGGCCCTTTTCATTTTCCTGGTTTAAGTTTAGAAACTTTATTGTACCGCAGCTACTTTAGCCCTGAAGGAATGTTTGGCCCTATTGCCAGAATTTCCTGGAGCTATGTATTTATGTTCATTTTATTTGGGGCATTTTTAGTTCAATCAGGGGCCGGTGATTTCATTATTAAAATAGCGCGTGCAGCCGCAGGGCGATTTACCGGTGGGCCTGGTTTTGTTGCTGTATTGGGTTCTGGCTTGATGGGGTCTGTTTCTGGCTCATCGGTTGCCAATACGGTATCAACAGGAGTCATTACGATCCCTTTAATGAAACAAGCGGGCTTTCCTGCCCGGTTTGCCGCAGGTGTAGAAGCTGCAGCCTCTACGGGCGGACAACTAATGCCGCCAGTTATGGGCGCTGGCGCATTTATTATGGCTAACTATACTCAGTTGTCTTATTTAGAAATTATGGGGGCAGCTACTTTACCTGCATTATTATATTTTTTGTCTGTTGCTTTTTTTGTGAGAATTGAAGCTAAACGACAAGGTTTACAGGCAGCAGGTATAGCTGAAACAACTGAAAATCAAGAGCCTATAGGTAAACTACTAAAATCAGGCTGGCATTTTACCTTGCCAATCGCAAGCCTAGTGGCAATGTTAATTTATGGTTTTACGCCAACTTATGCAGCTGGCTTTAGTATTCTGGTCGTTATTGCTAGTACTTGGCTCACTACTAAACCAATGAAGTTACCCCAAGTTATTCAAGCAATGGTATTGGGTAGTAAAAATATGGCTGCCACAGCGATGTTATTGGTCACTATTGGTTTGGTGGTAAATACAGTCGCTACAACAGGTGTTGGAAATACTTTTTCATTAATGATCACTGATTGGGCTGGCGGCAGTTTATTAGTGACCATCGTTTTGGTGGCTTTGGCATCACTTATTTTAGGGATGGGGCTACCAGTAACCGCATCTTATATTATTTTAGCTACCCTGGCTGCTCCAGCAATCTATAACCTAATAGCAGAAGCACAATTACTAGAGTTGCTTATGAACGGTCAAATACCAGAGCAAGTCAAACCAATGTTAATGTTAGTTGCGCCAGAACAAGCACAACAGTTTGGTAGTGCAATGTCGTTAACTGATGCGCAGGCTTTGATCGCCTTAATACCTGCAGACTTAAAAAGTACTTTAATAGATACTGTTATTGATCCTGCCCAATTGGCTCTGGCCTTATTGTCTGCACATATGATTATTTTTTGGCTTTCGCAAGACAGTAATGTTACTCCTCCAGTGTGTTTAACGGCATTTGCGGCAGCAGCAATCGCTAAAACCAGCCCCATGCGTACTGGTTTTGCTGCATGGAAAATAGCCAAAGGCTTGTATATTGTGCCTTTATTGTTTGCTTATACTCCATTATTAAGCAGTGATTTAACTCAAGCCTTGCCAGTATTTGTTGCTGCTTTATTAGGAATTTATGCTTTAGCGGCTGCATTAGAAGGTTATTTAGAAAGTACCCTGAGTTGGGTGCAGCGTTTAATAGCATTAGCTAGTGGTGTGTTATTACTGTGGCCTCAGCAAAATATATGGATAACAATAATAGGAGCGAGTGTATTTGTTGGGTTGTTTTATTGGAGCTTTAGCAAAAATGAAATAAAACTGAAGGAGTAA
- a CDS encoding ABC transporter substrate-binding protein — MTTQACLSNFRIYWLAFIPKAACCILLALFFGYCFVAAADQKHIPIKIATNDWASQIILSYAIGSVLQNQGYTVKYQTISLKQQWGGLRLGHIHLQLEVWQFSMAKDFNRMVAKDVILDVGAHSAKTREDWWYPSYIKRLCPGLPDWQALNKCSQLFSTPESGNKGVYYTGPWISDEGIRIRVFKLNYRIISIDAASLNKRLINAVHNKQPIMLLNWTPNWTDNRVKGEFVEFPEFSQQCITDPSWGVNPTEINDCGAPKKGWLKKAANPNFPVNWPCAYQFIQNISFTNDMIAEAAALYEYDKFSYKESAIKWLEKYKASWQQWLPECMTIPKS; from the coding sequence ATGACTACCCAAGCTTGTTTATCAAATTTCAGAATATACTGGTTAGCCTTCATTCCTAAAGCAGCTTGCTGTATTCTTTTAGCTTTATTTTTCGGTTATTGCTTTGTAGCCGCAGCCGATCAAAAACACATACCAATCAAAATTGCAACGAATGACTGGGCTAGCCAAATCATTTTATCTTATGCAATCGGTTCAGTATTACAAAATCAAGGGTATACAGTTAAATACCAAACTATTTCTTTAAAACAGCAATGGGGGGGACTGAGATTAGGCCATATTCACTTGCAACTTGAAGTATGGCAGTTTTCAATGGCCAAAGATTTCAACCGAATGGTAGCAAAAGACGTCATTTTAGATGTAGGCGCCCATTCAGCCAAAACCAGAGAAGACTGGTGGTATCCTAGCTATATCAAACGGTTATGCCCAGGTTTGCCAGATTGGCAAGCCTTAAATAAATGCAGTCAGCTATTCAGCACTCCAGAATCAGGCAATAAAGGTGTCTATTATACTGGCCCCTGGATTAGTGATGAGGGCATTAGAATTCGGGTATTTAAGCTCAATTATCGTATCATTAGCATTGATGCTGCATCTCTTAATAAGCGCTTAATAAATGCCGTACACAATAAACAGCCCATTATGCTACTCAACTGGACACCAAATTGGACTGACAACCGTGTTAAAGGCGAGTTTGTGGAATTCCCTGAGTTTTCTCAGCAATGTATTACTGACCCATCATGGGGGGTAAATCCAACTGAAATTAATGATTGTGGTGCTCCTAAGAAAGGCTGGTTAAAAAAAGCAGCGAACCCTAATTTCCCTGTAAACTGGCCATGTGCTTATCAATTTATTCAAAATATCAGTTTTACCAACGACATGATAGCCGAAGCAGCTGCTTTATATGAATACGACAAATTTAGTTATAAAGAGTCAGCTATAAAGTGGCTAGAAAAATATAAAGCATCCTGGCAACAATGGCTTCCCGAGTGCATGACTATACCCAAAAGCTAA
- a CDS encoding FAD-binding oxidoreductase, with translation MTPEQIVEQLQTLVESDKVKTDPESLAFYGTDWTKVYEPKPLAIVFPKSIEQVQAIVRFANENQLALVPSGGRTGLSAGAVAANGEIVVAFDYMNKVENFNPIDRTVVCGPGVITEQLQQYAEEQGLFYPVDFASSGSSQIAGNIATNAGGIKVIRYGMTRNWVAGLKVVTGTGELMDLNKGLVKNNTGYDFRHLFIGSEGTLGFIVEATMQLTRPPKDLTVLVLGVPEFSAIMDVLKAFQEKIDLTAFEFFSEKALTKVVEHSDVQRPFESRTDYYALIEFECINEQVADQAMEVFEYCMEQGWVEDGVMSQSLAQLESLWRCREDISETIAKWTPYKNDIAVSVSHVPAFLTEVEAVVNQHYPDFEIIWFGHIGDGNVHLNILKPDNLAKEAFFEKCSEVSNWVFEIVQKYQGSVSAEHGVGMTKRDYLTYTRSEEEINLMKGIKKVFDPNGIMNPGKVIN, from the coding sequence ATGACCCCTGAGCAAATCGTTGAGCAGTTACAAACATTGGTTGAATCTGACAAGGTAAAAACCGACCCGGAATCCCTAGCATTTTATGGCACAGACTGGACCAAGGTATATGAGCCGAAGCCGCTGGCAATTGTTTTTCCAAAGTCGATTGAACAAGTTCAGGCAATCGTTAGGTTTGCCAATGAAAATCAATTGGCGCTGGTGCCATCAGGAGGGAGGACAGGCTTAAGTGCAGGTGCTGTGGCTGCTAATGGCGAAATTGTGGTGGCCTTTGACTACATGAACAAAGTCGAAAACTTCAATCCAATTGATCGAACTGTCGTGTGTGGGCCAGGGGTGATTACTGAACAGCTTCAACAATATGCCGAAGAACAAGGCTTGTTTTATCCAGTTGACTTTGCTTCCAGTGGTTCTAGCCAGATCGCAGGTAATATTGCCACCAATGCAGGTGGTATTAAAGTGATTCGTTATGGAATGACCCGTAATTGGGTAGCTGGCTTAAAAGTAGTGACTGGAACCGGTGAGCTGATGGATTTGAATAAAGGTCTGGTTAAAAATAATACAGGCTATGACTTCCGTCATTTATTTATTGGCAGTGAAGGTACTTTGGGCTTTATTGTTGAGGCGACTATGCAGCTCACTCGCCCTCCTAAGGACTTAACTGTGCTTGTTTTAGGTGTGCCTGAATTCAGTGCCATTATGGATGTTCTTAAAGCCTTTCAAGAAAAAATTGATTTAACTGCATTTGAGTTTTTCTCTGAAAAGGCTCTTACTAAAGTGGTTGAGCACAGTGATGTACAACGCCCGTTTGAAAGCCGAACTGACTATTATGCATTAATTGAGTTTGAATGTATTAATGAGCAAGTTGCTGATCAAGCAATGGAAGTGTTTGAGTATTGTATGGAACAAGGCTGGGTTGAAGATGGAGTGATGAGCCAGAGCCTGGCGCAGCTAGAGTCTTTATGGCGGTGTCGGGAAGATATTTCTGAAACTATTGCTAAGTGGACGCCCTATAAAAATGATATTGCCGTGAGTGTTTCTCATGTACCAGCTTTTTTAACTGAGGTAGAAGCAGTAGTTAACCAGCATTATCCCGATTTTGAAATTATCTGGTTTGGCCACATTGGCGATGGTAATGTCCATTTAAATATTTTAAAACCAGATAATCTAGCCAAAGAGGCGTTCTTTGAAAAATGCTCAGAAGTGAGTAATTGGGTGTTTGAAATTGTACAAAAATATCAAGGCTCTGTTTCTGCAGAGCACGGTGTAGGAATGACTAAACGGGATTACTTAACCTATACCCGTAGTGAAGAAGAAATTAATTTAATGAAGGGTATTAAAAAAGTATTTGATCCAAATGGCATCATGAACCCTGGAAAAGTGATTAACTAA